A stretch of DNA from Streptococcus sp. NPS 308:
TAGAAACATTCCTATTTAATGGGATGGAGATTAGCAGGCGGGAGGAAAATATGGTAAAAACAATTGACTATTATATGGATGAAAAGTTTGTCAAGAAGAATTATCTGATTATAAAAAATAGTCTAGATAGCAGACGCCTATGTAAAGTAACACTTGATGAGAAGTTGCTAAAATTAGTTCTCTTGCTTCCAAATGAAATGAGGGAAATCAAACTGGACTCCAACTTAAAGCCTAGAATTAGAGTTGTTGACATAACCGATGGGAGTGAGTGAAGTTTCTAAAATACAATTTATCATTAGAAAGAGGTAATAAAATGATTAAGGTAGAAAGAGTTACAAAGCGATTTGGAGATAATATTGCTTTAAATCAAATTAGTTTTTCAATAAACGAAGGAGAAATTTTTGGATTCCTAGGTCCATCTGGTTCAGGGAAGACAACAATGATCAATATTCTGACAGGACAGCTACAGGCTAACAGCGGAAAGACAGAATTATTAGGGAAAGATTCTCAAAAATTACTTCCGTCAGATTTTGAAGAGTTAGGTTTAGTAGGTGACACAAGTGGTTATTACGAAAAATTAAGTTTGTACAATAACTTGTTACTGTTTGCAAGACTATACGGAGTTTCAAAATCTCGAATTGAAGAAATTCTAAAACAAGTTGGTCTGTATGATAGTAAAGACACTCCAGCTGAGAAACTTTCTACAGGAATGCGTCAACGAATGCTTTTAGCTCGTGCTTTAATCAATTATCCTAAAGTTCTATTTTTAGATGAACCTACAAGTGGGTTAGATCCCACCACCTCAAAGAAGATTCACAAATTACTAAAGGAGTTAAAGGAAAGAGGAACAACCATTTTCTTAACTACTCATGATATGAATGAGGCGACTTTATTATGTGATAACCTAGCTCTTTTGAATAAAGGTGATCTTATTGAACAAGGAAGCCCAAGCGAAATTATCCAAAAATACAACACGGAAAAAAAGGTTGCAGTAACCTATAGTGACTCTACTAAAAAAGTAGTGCGCTTCGAAGACTTGCAGAAAGAAGATTATAAAAAAATGATGACGCTTCACTCATGTGAACCAACTTTAGAAGATATTTTTATTAAATTGACAGGAGAAAAATTAGATGTTTAAGAGAATTTTAGCCCTTATCTGGTTGAGGACACAAGTATTATTAACAAACAAAAACACTTTGGTACAAGTAGTATTCCCATTCTTTCTTGTTCTACTCTTCCAAAATTTTATGAATACAGATGGCACTCAAGGGAAAACACTATTGTTTAGTTCTTTAACAATGGCATTCTCATTTTCTTCTGGGTCAATGATTTCAAACTCTATTGCAGAGGAAAAAGAAAAAAGAATTTTTAAAACTCTTATCTTAAGCGGAGTTCGCCGTGGAGAATATCTTGTTTCCGTGTTGTTTTATCCTGTAATCTTTGCCTTGGCTTCAGTTATTTCTTTCCCTATTATGGTTGAAGTGGATTTCGCAAAAGATTATCCTGTATACCTTGTAGTAGCTTCTCTGGTAGCATTATGTACAATTCTCTTAAATTTAGTGATCGGAGTTATTTCAGAGACACAAACTCAGGCTCAGGTTTATGGTTTGATTCCAATGCTTGGACTCTCGTTCTTGCCGATGTTTTCTCAAGTTAGCTCAGAAATTAAGAAATTTATGGATACAACCTTCTTAGGAGTTTATGTAGATTTCTTTAATGAACCAGATTTCAAGTTGAATTTTGACAGTTTGGGGATCACTTTTGCTTGGGTTGTAGCATTACTTGCCCTTAGTTATTGGGGATTAAAAAATAAAAATAGAGTACAGTTTGGGAAACTAACAATCGCTAAACTTCATAAACTAGCTTTTTTTAAAGCTTAGTGTTCAGTCCCTATAACCTAGTCTTATGGATGGGGTATAGCGTCAGACAAAAAACCAGCACTTAATAATGCTGATTTTACTACCTTTAAGCCTCAGAATCTACTTAGAAATTACCTCAAATTCCTTGTATTCGCTTACACAAAGTGTTATAATACGATTATAGGAAAGAAGGTGTTTATATGTGGAAAAAATATTTTTCAAAATATAAATGGACTGATTTATTCTGGATACTATTTGTGATTGTGACATGCCTCTTGACGGGCAATAATACTCTTTTTCCCCTTACCCATCAAGATATCTCTTATCATGGCTGCTATTTGGGGATTACACTTGCCTCATTTCACTTGCTTTTTATTGATAAATTTGTTATTTCGAATCGAAAATAAATGGTGAGGTTAAAATTTTCCCCCTTTTCCGATAGATACTTGAAAAATGGTGATTTAAACCCGCATCTCAAGAAGAGCTGCGGGCTTTATCTTATCTCAAAAATTTATTTACAGTGCTTTCCCAACTAGAATCTCTGCTTCAATGGTAATCTCTATCAGTTGACTCCAATCAATCTTGGTCTGGTCAATGTTAAAGAGTAGGGGTGTCATGCTAAGCAGAGCTTGGCGTTGCTCGGGTGTGATAGGCTTGGTTAAGGAAGCTATCTGACTAGATTGGATGGTGAAGTGTTCTTGGAAATGTTCCTTGATATCTTGGTTGGAATAGTCCTTCTTTGTCAGATGGTCTTGCACCATATGACGGATTTCTTTGAGGTGATTTTCAGTAGGAACGACCTTAATTAAGATACCGTTTTGGGATAAAACGCGGCGAAATTCACCATAGTTGGCAGGGGAAAAGATATCAAGCAGAATATCCATGCTGGCGTTTTTTATAGGAAGACGAGCCAGGTCACCGACAAACCAGTTGACCGCCCAGTTGGGTTCACTCTTGGCAGCGATTTGAACGGAATCTTTGGAAATATCAAAGGCGTAGAAGGTTTTGTCAGGATGACTTTCTTGGAGTTTACGAGAGTAAAATCCTTCGCCACAACCGATATCCAAGATAGTTTTGGCAGTTTCTAGTCTTGCAAGCAGGTCTGAGATGGTTTCTAAGATAGCCTGATAAAAACCAGCTTCTAGGATTTCTTGGCGGTTTTGGAAGCTTTCCTTGTCGTAGTTGGCAGATTGCTTGATTTGCGGTGCTAGATTGACATAGCCGAATTTTGCCAAGTCAAAAGAATGGCGATTGCTACACTTGAGACTGGTTTCTACCAAGGTCAGATTTTCTTGGCAGATAGGGCAGGCAAAGGCAGTTGCGGCAGCAAAGCGCTGGAGTTTTGGTTTGAGGTTTGTATTCATAGTTTTAGTCTAGCAAAAAAAGGACTGGATGGCAAATGCCTCCAGTCTGCTTTTTTAGTATGTAAGAACGAAGTATTTTTTCTTCCCGCGGCGAATAACAGTTAGTTCGTTTTCTAACTTATCTGTGTCACTCAAGACATAGTCAAGGTCTTGGATACGGTCGCCGTTGACGTAAATAGCTCCATTTTGAACATCTTCACGGGCTTGGCGTTTGGAATTCACCACACCAGATGACACGAGGAGTTCCACGATATTGTGGTTTTCGTCTGCCTGTACTTGGTAGTTTGGCACACCACGAAGTCCTTGTTTGAGTTCTTTAACAGAAAGGTTTTTGATGTTTCCAGCAAAGAGTTGCTCTGTGATGTTAAGAGCTTCTTTGTAGGCTTCTTCTCCGTGGACAAGAGTCACGACTTCACGAGCGAGGACTTTTTGAGCCAAGCGTTCGTGTGGCGCCGCTTCAAACTGTTTGCGGATGTCTTCAATCTCATCGAGTGACAAGAAAGTAAAGATTTTCAAGAAGCGAACAGCGTCAGCGTCCATGACGTTCATCCAGAATTGGTACATTTCGTATGGGGAAGTCTTTTCAGGATTGAGCCATACTGCGTTTCCTTCTGATTTACCAAATTTCTTACCAGTTGCATCTGTGATGAGTGGCACAGTGATCACGTGACCAGTCTTGTCAGCCTTGCGACGAAGCAATTCAGTACCAGCTGTCATATTGCCCCATTGGTCAGAACCACCGATTTGAAGGGTTACATTGTGCTCTTGGTTAAGGACGTAGAAGTCATATCCTTGCATGATTTGGTAGGCAAACTCTGTGTAAGAAATCCCTGTCTCGATCCGTTTTTTCACAGACTCCTTACTCATCATGTAGTTGACAGTGAAGTATTTTCCGATATCACGGAGGAAGTCAATGAAGCTGATACTGCCAAACCAGTCGTAATTGTTGACCATGACAGCTTTATTTTCCCCATTTTCAAAGTCAAGAAAACGAGAAAGTTGTCCTTGGATAGACTTGACCCAGCCCTCTACTGTGTCTTTTGTTTGGAGACTACGCTCAGCATCTTTGAAGGACGGATCTCCGATGAGACCTGTAGCACCGCCAACGAGCGCATAAGGTTTGTGACCTGCTAATTGCAAACGACGACTGGTCAAGATTGCGACAAGGTGGCCTAGGTGAAGGCTGTCAGCAGTTGGATCGTAGCCAGTATAATAAGAAACTTGACCTTCTTCTAGGGCTTTACGCAAAGCTTCTTCATCAGTCGTTTGAAAAATCAAACCACGCTCTTTTAGCTCATCAAAAATGTGCATGTGTCTTTTCTCCTTTATAAAATATTGTTTCTACCTATTGTATCACAAACTTGATTAATAGCCTAGTGGAATAGGGAAGAAAGTGGCTATTTTATTGAAAGTTTCCCTTTTATGGTATAATAGAGAAAGCGAGGACATTCATGAAAGAAAGAATTAATGAATTAAAAACAAAAATGCTGCATTTTTTCCAGCAACTAACTGCCAAATGGAAGAAAAAACAAGCAAGTAAAAAGACTGATAAGAAAGTAGCTTCTTCTAACAAACTCAAAAGGGTAGGGTCCATTTTTGCTAAGATTTTGAGTGCTTTTAAAGTGACCTTCAACACTCTCTTCATTCTAGCCTTTATCGGAGGTCTTTTGGGAGCGGGTGTGGCCATGGGCTATGGGGTTGCTCTATTTGACAAAGTCAAGGTGCCTCAAACAGAGGAATTGGTCAAACAAGTGAAGGATATTGCCTCTATCTCAGAAATTACCTATGCTGACGGAAGTACCATCGCTTCAATTGAAGGAGATTTATTGCGCACATCAGTCGCTTCGGAGGCTATCTCAGATAATCTCAAGAAGGCTATCATTGCGACAGAGGACGAGCATTTCAATGAGCATAAGGGAGTTGTGCCTAAGGCCGTTATTCGTGCGACTCTGGGAACCTTTGTCGGTTTGGGATCGTCTAGTGGTGGTTCGACCTTGACGCAGCAGGTCATCAAGCAGCAAGTGGTGGGGGATGCTCCCACTCTGGCTCGTAAGGCCAAAGAAATTATTGATGCCTTGGCTTTAGAACGAGCCATGGGCAAGGATGAGATTTTAACAACCTACCTTAATATTGCTCCTTTTGGACGCAATCACAAGGGCCAAAATATTGCAGGTGCCCAGCAGGCTGCAGAGGGAATTTTTGGAGTTAATGCATCGGATTTGACAATACCTCAAGCTGCCTTTATCGCAGGTTTGCCCCAGAGTCCTATTAGTTATTCTCCTTATGAATCTGACGGCAGTATGAAGAGCGATGAGGATATGGCCTTGGGAATCAAGCGTGCCAAGGATGTCCTCTACAATATGTATCGGACAGGAGCTCTGAGTCAGGAAGACTACGACAAGTACAAGGATTATGACTTCAAGCAAGACTTTCTACCATCAGGTAGTGTCAGTGGTACTTCGCGTGACTATCTCTACTATGCAACCTTGGCAGAAGCAACGGATCGGATGTACGACTACCTCATCCAGAGAGATAATGTTTCTGCGCAAGAGCAAAAAAATGAATCGATCCAAAAAGCTTACCGCGATCTAGCGACGAAGGAAATCGAGAATGGTGGCTATAAGATCACCACGACTATTAATAAAAACGTCCACACTGCTATGCAAAATGCAGTTGCTAACTACGGCAGTTTGGTAGATGATTCGACAGGCCAGCCTGAAGTAGGGAATGTCCTCATGGACAACCAAACGGGAGCCATCCTTGGATTTGTTGGTGGTCGTAATTATCAAGAAAATCAGAACAATCATGCTATCGATACCAAACGTTCTCCAGCTTCAACCACGAAACCTATATTGGCCTATGGTATCGCGATTGACCAAGGTTTGATGGGGAGTGCAAGTATCTTATCAAACTATCCAACCAACTTCTCAAACGGGAATCCCATCATGTATGTCAATAGTCCTGGTACAGGCATGATGACATTGGGAGAAGCCCTTAACTACTCATGGAATATCCCAGCCTACTGGACTTATCGTACGCTTCGAGAGAAGGGCGTTGATGTCAAGGGCTATATGGAAAAAATGGGTTATGAAATCCCAGAATATGGGATTGAAAGTTTGCCGATGGGTGGGGGGATTGAGGTTACAGTTGCCCAACATACCAACGGATACCAAACGATAGCCAACAACGGAGTTTACCACAAGAAACACATGATTGCCAAGATCGAATCAACGGATGGTCGAGTGGTCTATGAGCATAAGGATGAGCCTGTGCAGGTTTATTCAAAAGCGACAGCAACCATCATGCAAAGTTTGCTCCGTGACGTCATTTCTTCTCGGATTACTTCTAGCTTCCAGACCGACTTGGCTTCGATCAATCCAGGCCTAGCTCGTGCTGACTGGATCGGAAAAACTGGTACGACTAATGAAGATGAAAACATGTGGCTCATGCTTTCTACTCCTCGATTGACTCTAGGTGGCTGGTTAGGTCATGATGATAACCGACCACTAGCCAAGGGTGCAGGTCACTACCGCAATGCCAAATACATGGCTTACTTGGTCAATGCTATCCAGCAAGCTGAACCTGGAATATGGGGAAATGATCGCTTTAATCTTGACCCAAGTGTGACTAAGTCCCAAGTTCTCCGATCAACAGGCCAAAAGCCCGGCAAAGTTTCCATCAATGGTAAGGAAATCGAACTTTCTGGTTCTACAGTGACAAGCTACTGGGCTAGCAAAGAAGGGGCGCCAGTAACCACTTACCGCTTTGCCATCGGAGGTAGCGACGCAGACTATCTGAACGCTTGGAAAACCATTCTTGGAAGCCTACCTGCAGTGACTCCTCCAAGTTCAAGCAGTGGCTCAAGTTCAAGCAGTAGTTCAGGGGCAAATTCGAACAACAACACTCAAAGTGGTTCGTCAGGTCGTTTCCGTCTATTTAATCGATAATAAAAAAAGTAGCAAGAGGCAATTTTTCTTCTCTTAGCTACTTTTTTCTTTTTCTATTTCGTGTTACAATAAGGGAATGAATAAGTATCAAAAGAAGATTTTTAAGGGAACCTTGTATTCACTGTTCTCAGGTCTGATTTGGGGGATTTGCGGGATTTTAGGAGAGTATTTTTTCACTCATTATCCAGTATCGTCTGGTTGGATTACCTCTATGCGTTTGCTGGTGGCGGGGAGTTTGGTTTTAGCTTTATCTGCCTTTCAGTTGCGTAGTCGCTTGTTGGATATCTGGAAAGATAAGAAAAATTATCTACCTTTTTTAGCCTATGCTATTCTAGGTATTTTTTCTGTGCAGTTTTTCTTCTATCTCTGTGTTGAGTATTCCAATGCGACGACGGCAACCATTTTACAATTTATCAGCCCTGTTTTTATTTTGTTGTACAATCGCATTGTCTACCAGAAGAAGGCTTCGATTACAGCGATTCTCTATGTTTTGATTGCCATGCTAGGTGTTTTTTTGATGGCCACAAAAGGGGACTTGTCCCAGTTGTCCATGACACCCTTGGCTCTAGTGACAGGCTTGCTCAGTGCAGTAGGCGTCATGTTTAATGTCATCTTGCCTCAACGATTTGCCCGCCACTATGGTTTTGTACCCACTGTTGGTTGGGGGATGATTTTCGCAGGGCTCTTTAGCAATCTGCTCTATCCAGTCCATCATGTCACCTTCCAGTTGGATGCTACCAGTCTGTTGATTTGTTTGATTATTGCCGTATTTGGAACAGCTTTTGCCTTCTTCCTATCTATGAAGGCCGTCTCTCTTGTTTCCCCTCTGGTTGTCTCTGTAGTGAGCGCTAGCGAACCTCTCTCTTCAGCGCTATTGAGCGTCCTCTTTCTCGGTCTCGTCCTAGATGGATTTCTAGTTTTGGCCATGATTTTGATCATCGTTCCTATGGTCTTCTTGTCTATCGAAGAAGCCAAAGAAGGGAAGTAAAGACGACTATTTTGATAGTTTAGGCTTCAAATTTGAAGTCTTTTTTGGTAGAATAGGTATCATTATAATGAACCAGGAGGCGCCTATGACTGCCACAAAAATGACTGCCCAAGAAATCATCCAATTTATCGCCAATGCAGAGAAGAAAACCAGTGTCAAAGTAACCTTTGAAGGACAACTAGCGTCTGCTGTTCCTAATTCCATTGTCAAACTAGGCAATGTTCTTTTTGGAGATTGGAAGGATATCGCTCCGCTTCTCGAAGGCTTGGTAGAAAATCAAGATTATGTTGTCGAGCAAGATGCTCGTAATTCGGCAGTTCCCTTGCTAGACAAGCGTACTATCAACGCTCGTATCGAGCCAGGTGCTATTATCCGCGATCAAGTGGAAATTGGTGACAATGCTGTTATCATGATGGGAGCTGTCATCAATATCGGAGCAGAAATCGGTGCAGGAACCATGATTGATATGGGTGCTATCCTTGGTGGTCGTGCCATCGTTGGGAAGAACAGCCACGTTGGTGCAGGGGCAGTTTTGGCAGGTGTGATTGAGCCAGCTAGTGCCGATCCAGTCCGTGTCGGGGACAATGTTCTTATCGGAGCTAATGCAGTGGTCATCGAAGGTGTCCAAATCGGTAGTGGTTCAGTTGTCGCTGCAGGAGCTATTGTGACTCAAGATGTCCCAGAAAACGTGGTAGTAGCAGGTGTTCCAGCTCGTATCATCAAAGAGATTGATGCCCAAACCCAACAAAAAACAGCGCTAGAAGATGCGCTTCGTACCTTGTAATTGTAAAAGTAAAAAAGAGGCGGAATCCTTCTTCCAGCCTCTTTCTTCTATCAAAAGGAGGATCGATAGATGTTAGATTTGATTCAGACTCGACGAGATTTGCACCAGATTCCAGAGATTGGCTTAGAAGAGTTCAAGACTCATGCTTATTTGCTGGATGTGATTGAAAAATTGACTGCGGACAAGGACTTTGTTCAAGTTCGTACTTGGCGAACAGGAATTTTGGTCTACCTGCAGGGAAGTCAGCCGGAGCGAACCATTGGTTGGCGGACAGATATTGATGGCCTGCCTATCGTCGAACAAACAGGTCTACCTTTTGCTTCTCAACACCAAGGTCGCATGCATGCCTGTGGCCATGATTTTCATATGACCATTGCCTTGGGCTGTTTAGAGCGTGCTCTTGAGGAGCAACCTAAGAATAATCTGCTCTTCCTATTTCAGCCTGCTGAAGAAAATGAAGCTGGTGGTATGCTCATGTATGAGGATGGTGCTTTTGGAGATTGGTTGCCAGACCAGTTTTATGGACTCCATGTTCGTCCAGATCTAAAGGTTGGACAGATTGCGACCAATACCCATACACTCTTTGCAGGGACTTGTGAGGTGAAGATTCGTTTCAAAGGAAAAGGAGGACACGCAGCTTTTCCGCATGAAGCCAATGACGCCTTGGTGGCTGCTAGTTACTTTGTAACCCAAGTACAGTCAGTGGTTAGCCGCAATGTTAATCCAATCGAGGGAGCAGTGGTGACCTTTGGCCTTTTCCAAGCTGGTGTTGCGAATAATGTCATCACAGATACAGCCTTTTTACATGGTACCATTCGCGCCTTGACTCAGGACATGAGCCTCTTGGTGCAAAAAAGAGTCAAGACAGTCGCAGAAGGTGTCGCGGCAGCCTTTGGGATGGAAGTCGAAGTAGAACTCAAGCAAGGAGGCTACCTACCTGTTGAGAACAATCCAGCCTTGGCGCGTGAACTGATGGACTTCTTTGGAGAAAAAGATGGAATCGACTTGATTGATATCGAGCCTGCTATGACAGGTGAGGACTTTGGTTACCTCCTTTCAAAGGTAGATGGCGTTATGTTCTGGCTAGGTATCGATAGTCCCTACGCCCTGCACCATCCTCAGATGAGCCCCAAGGAAGAAGCCTTGGCTATTGGAGTGGATGCGGTCTCTAGCTTTCTTCAAAAGAAGGCAGCAGAGTAGAGGGCTTGTCTATGAAATCGAAATTACGCAAGCAAGTCTTGCAAGAAATGAAGGCTGTTCCTCAGAAGCAAAAAATTGCTATGGATCAAGCTTTAACCGAACGATTCTTGAATCATCCTGTTTACCACGAGGCTAAGGTCGTCGCAACCTACCTCTCTTTTCCGCATGAGTTTCAAACGCAGGGACTGATTGACCAGGCGCTGAAGGACGGCAAAAAAGTTTTGATACCCAAAACCTATCCCAAGGGGCGTATGGAGTTTGTGGTCTACGATCCGCAGCAGTTGAAAAAAACTTCCTTTGGTTTACTGGAGCCCCAAGGGGACTTGGAAGTGGTGGATGCCTCTCAGATTGATTTGATTCATGTTCCAGGCTTGGCTTTTACAAGAGAGGGGTATCGGATTGGATATGGCGGAGGCTATTACGACCGTTATTTGGAGAATTTTGCTGGTCAGACCATGAGTACAATCTATCCTTGTCAGGTTCAGGAGTTTAACTTGGAAGACCACGATATTCCCGTTCAGGAGGTATTGATCTATGAAGGAAATCTTTGACAAACGTCACCCTGTGACTAGTTTTTTCCTCCTAGTGACTGGCTTTGTATTTTTACTGATGCTGATTACTACGGGTATCAACTTTGATCGGGTCAAAACTCTGTTTCAGTTTGGAGCTATGTATGGACCGATCATTCGCCTGTTCCCTGAGCAGCTATGGCGCCTTTTTTCGGCTATATTTGTGCATATTGGTTGGGAACATTTTATCGTCAATATGCTTTCTCTCTACTTTCTTGGAGGACAGGTGGAGGAGATTTTCGGCTCTAAGCAGTTCCTTTTTCTCTATCTCTTATCAGGAATGATGGGCAATCTCTTTGTGTTTGCTTTCACACCGAAAGTCCTAGCAGCAGGAGCATCCACCTCCCTCTATGGACTATTTGCTGCGATTATCGTCTTGCGTTACGCAACTCGCAGCCCCTATATCCAGCAGTTGGGGCAATCCTATCTGACACTTTTCGTGATAAATATCATTGGAAGTGTTCTGATTCCAGGAATCAGCCTAGCTGGACATATCGGTGGTGCGGTAGGTGGGGCTTTTCTGGCAGTAGTCTTTCCTGTTAGAAGTGAGAGACGGATCTATAGTTTCGGTCAGCGACTCGGAGCAACCGTTCTTTTTATTGCACTAGCCGTTTTCCTTTTCTACAAAGGAATGAGTTATGTGTAAGGGGGAATAGTTAAAAAGCTACTTAAAAAATGAGTAGCTTTTAATGTGTTTTGGAACCATTCGAAACAACACAGCTCTAAAATGGTTATTAACGTTGTCTAAATTCTGTAATGCCGCCACCAACGTTTCCAAGATGGTTTCCATTGTCATCTCGGATGTCACCATTACTGTGATTTCTGTTAAAGTAGCTGTGATTACCACCAGCATCAATGCTCCAATATCTTGTATAGCCATCATTTCCTCCGCCGCTATTGCTGTTGCCAGATGAATATTGTTCGGCAGCTGGGGCTTCATAATTACTTCCGCCACTATTTGATCCAGAATCAGAAGATGAGTTAGAACTTGAACTGCTTGAACTACTTGATCCACCAGAAGATTCTTGTGTTTTAGCTTCTGATTGTTTCTTCTCTTCTTCTTTAGCTTTTTCAGCTGCTTTTTGTTCTTCTTCTTTCTTCAAAGCTTCGATTTGCTTATTGAATTTATCTACAATATCAGTAAGAGATTTTGTAGTTTCTTCAAGATTATCTTGTTTGAATGTTTCATCAACTTTCTTGATAAAATCAATTTGTTTATTGATTTCTTTTACATTATTTTCTAAGGTTGTTTTATCTTTAAATTTGTCATCTGAATCTTTGATGTCATAAGCCAAACCTTTTTGCAAATGAAAATCTACAATGGCTTTAGATGATTCTTTGACTTTATTATTAAGATAGTCTTTACCTGTATCGGTTTTAAGTGAAGTTTCAGATAATTCTTTCAACTTAGAAATAGATTCATCTGAAGATGCATCAAATGATTCAAATAGTTTATCAACTTGTTCTTTGTCTGATTTGCTATCTTTTTCTAATTGTACAATTTTTGCTTGTTGCTCTGCTTGATGTTGGTAATATGAATACCATCCAAACCCTAATACCAATACAACACCAACTGCAACTGATGAAATGATTACTTTTTTATTGTTTTTGATAAATTCCACAAATTTGTTCTCCATAATCTTTTACTTTGATAGTGTCCGCAATTACTTTAAAATTAAAATTACACCCATCTTTCTCCCTTATTATATTCTTATTAATAGCTTCCACAAAACTAAACAACTTATATTCGACTCGGTTGATTTAATTTAACCATGATTACTCCAACAGTTAAGTCAAATTTAAAATTATTTATTATTTTGGAACCATTCGAAACAACACAGCTCTAAAACTAGGAAATATTGATACTATCAACTCCGCACATCCTACATAGACAGTATACCTAATGTTTTTTAATATTCTTCAAAACTATATCTTATACAAATTATTTAATCTTTCTAACTCTAATACATTCATACATACTTCTACTCCAGTAACTACCCCCTTGCTATGAATAAATCCACAAGAAAACACAATCCTCTCCTTACTCAAAATATTTGACAATATTACTAATGCTTCTAAAACATAATCCTCTATGGTAATGAAACTATTGTTTTTATCTTTGAAAAACTTTATAAATCCAATATCCTTACACCTATCACCAAAATAAAAACTAAGTGATTTTAAATAATAATCAAAAAAAACATCAATCTCCATAGAAACCCCCTTCATTTTTAAAATATTCTGTTATATCATACAAAAAAGTTTTGGAACCATTCGAAACAACACAGCCAAAAGATTTTTCTTTTGAGTTAAAATATGGTTATCCATAATCAGTAATGCGCACCGATTCGGTGCTTTTTATTTTATTATACTAATTCATTGTACTCCTATTTTTATAAAAAAACAAATAATATCGTAACGCTTTCATGAAGTTTGAGACCATTTCAATGGAGTTTATAAGTAAGTGAACTGAGAAATACAGATTCCTTTTTAAGTAGATGTTCTAAAGAATAGCAATATAAAATAAAAAGAACTGGGATAATTAACTATCCTAGTTCTTCTTTTTATATGGAATATTCTTCTATTCCTCCTCAGATAACTCTTTTCCAAGTTGGATGAGGTAGTCTTTCAAATCGTCTTTAACTTGTGGGTGTTTGAGAGCGTAGTCGATGGAGGTTTTCATAAAGCCAAACTTGTCTCCGACATCGTAACGAGCCCCTTTGAACTCACGAGCAAATACACGTTGTGTTTTATTGAGGGTGTCGATTGCATCTGTCAGCTGAATTTCATTTCCTGCACCTGGAGCTTGGTTTTCGAGGATTTGGAAAATTTCAGGCGTGAGGAGGTAGCGTCCGATGATAGCAAGGTCG
This window harbors:
- the pbp1b gene encoding penicillin-binding protein PBP1B, whose protein sequence is MKERINELKTKMLHFFQQLTAKWKKKQASKKTDKKVASSNKLKRVGSIFAKILSAFKVTFNTLFILAFIGGLLGAGVAMGYGVALFDKVKVPQTEELVKQVKDIASISEITYADGSTIASIEGDLLRTSVASEAISDNLKKAIIATEDEHFNEHKGVVPKAVIRATLGTFVGLGSSSGGSTLTQQVIKQQVVGDAPTLARKAKEIIDALALERAMGKDEILTTYLNIAPFGRNHKGQNIAGAQQAAEGIFGVNASDLTIPQAAFIAGLPQSPISYSPYESDGSMKSDEDMALGIKRAKDVLYNMYRTGALSQEDYDKYKDYDFKQDFLPSGSVSGTSRDYLYYATLAEATDRMYDYLIQRDNVSAQEQKNESIQKAYRDLATKEIENGGYKITTTINKNVHTAMQNAVANYGSLVDDSTGQPEVGNVLMDNQTGAILGFVGGRNYQENQNNHAIDTKRSPASTTKPILAYGIAIDQGLMGSASILSNYPTNFSNGNPIMYVNSPGTGMMTLGEALNYSWNIPAYWTYRTLREKGVDVKGYMEKMGYEIPEYGIESLPMGGGIEVTVAQHTNGYQTIANNGVYHKKHMIAKIESTDGRVVYEHKDEPVQVYSKATATIMQSLLRDVISSRITSSFQTDLASINPGLARADWIGKTGTTNEDENMWLMLSTPRLTLGGWLGHDDNRPLAKGAGHYRNAKYMAYLVNAIQQAEPGIWGNDRFNLDPSVTKSQVLRSTGQKPGKVSINGKEIELSGSTVTSYWASKEGAPVTTYRFAIGGSDADYLNAWKTILGSLPAVTPPSSSSGSSSSSSSGANSNNNTQSGSSGRFRLFNR
- a CDS encoding putative RNA methyltransferase — protein: MNTNLKPKLQRFAAATAFACPICQENLTLVETSLKCSNRHSFDLAKFGYVNLAPQIKQSANYDKESFQNRQEILEAGFYQAILETISDLLARLETAKTILDIGCGEGFYSRKLQESHPDKTFYAFDISKDSVQIAAKSEPNWAVNWFVGDLARLPIKNASMDILLDIFSPANYGEFRRVLSQNGILIKVVPTENHLKEIRHMVQDHLTKKDYSNQDIKEHFQEHFTIQSSQIASLTKPITPEQRQALLSMTPLLFNIDQTKIDWSQLIEITIEAEILVGKAL
- a CDS encoding ABC transporter permease, coding for MFKRILALIWLRTQVLLTNKNTLVQVVFPFFLVLLFQNFMNTDGTQGKTLLFSSLTMAFSFSSGSMISNSIAEEKEKRIFKTLILSGVRRGEYLVSVLFYPVIFALASVISFPIMVEVDFAKDYPVYLVVASLVALCTILLNLVIGVISETQTQAQVYGLIPMLGLSFLPMFSQVSSEIKKFMDTTFLGVYVDFFNEPDFKLNFDSLGITFAWVVALLALSYWGLKNKNRVQFGKLTIAKLHKLAFFKA
- the tyrS gene encoding tyrosine--tRNA ligase, with protein sequence MHIFDELKERGLIFQTTDEEALRKALEEGQVSYYTGYDPTADSLHLGHLVAILTSRRLQLAGHKPYALVGGATGLIGDPSFKDAERSLQTKDTVEGWVKSIQGQLSRFLDFENGENKAVMVNNYDWFGSISFIDFLRDIGKYFTVNYMMSKESVKKRIETGISYTEFAYQIMQGYDFYVLNQEHNVTLQIGGSDQWGNMTAGTELLRRKADKTGHVITVPLITDATGKKFGKSEGNAVWLNPEKTSPYEMYQFWMNVMDADAVRFLKIFTFLSLDEIEDIRKQFEAAPHERLAQKVLAREVVTLVHGEEAYKEALNITEQLFAGNIKNLSVKELKQGLRGVPNYQVQADENHNIVELLVSSGVVNSKRQAREDVQNGAIYVNGDRIQDLDYVLSDTDKLENELTVIRRGKKKYFVLTY
- a CDS encoding ABC transporter ATP-binding protein, with protein sequence MIKVERVTKRFGDNIALNQISFSINEGEIFGFLGPSGSGKTTMINILTGQLQANSGKTELLGKDSQKLLPSDFEELGLVGDTSGYYEKLSLYNNLLLFARLYGVSKSRIEEILKQVGLYDSKDTPAEKLSTGMRQRMLLARALINYPKVLFLDEPTSGLDPTTSKKIHKLLKELKERGTTIFLTTHDMNEATLLCDNLALLNKGDLIEQGSPSEIIQKYNTEKKVAVTYSDSTKKVVRFEDLQKEDYKKMMTLHSCEPTLEDIFIKLTGEKLDV